The Triticum urartu cultivar G1812 chromosome 5, Tu2.1, whole genome shotgun sequence genome contains the following window.
ACGAGGCTCGTCTCCTTTTCGAGGTCGAGTACCCGGTCCtgccggacatgcgggtgcccggggcTTGGAGGATCAGCGCCGGTGGCGTGCCGGtgccaccaccacccaccgaGGCGACGCGGCGTGCGGAGATCGCACGCATCCGCGCGTCCCTGCCGCGGGCGGTGAGGAAGGAGCCAcggtacgtccccgacagcccgctctgggagccCTACTTCCGCCGCCGTCACGCCGAGCAACTCAAGGCCATCAACGGCGTCGTgccctccggcaggctcaactccgatggccggcgccggtggtggggcgtgcccggccgcacgttggaggccgtcctcgagtacatcgagggcggcaacacgccgcgcctcgagtaccccgctcccccgtccttctcacgccgccggggaagctcctggacgccgaggcgcatggagaccggggcgtcctcctcctcgtacggcggctctccctgcctccgccccgtcaagccggagccccaggacacgcctgtcagcgcgcgtacccgcagctccggcggctctccctgcctccacctccgccccatcaagccggagccccaggacacGCCTGTCAGCGCGCGTACCCGCAGCTCCGGTGCCCTCGTCGAGCCCAAGGTGGAGTCTAGCCTCCCCccggagtacgaggagatagcccggcgcagcttctccgacgaggacgccACGCGGTGGTCGCGCGACGACTACGTGCGCGAGgagatggtccggcagcgccgggccctggaggagatcgccgcccgcaaACGTGGGCGCGAGGACGGGGACGGTGTCATCGTCCTCgatagcgacgacgacgacgcccgcggaccgtccaacccgccgcgccaaccgggggagggacgcagcagggacggcggaggcgtaggcgggggcgacgacgacgacgacgacggtgactacacgcggttctacagcctcctcggcatgtagaaccgcgtgggcgggtggcgagggagacggcgggggtagcccgcggtagtttttttttctttttttttgtaaaatatgtttaaatttgaacGAACTCGCCCGTGTTTGCATTGTGTTTGCGCCGAATTTGAACATTTTAAAAACCCGTGGGAGGCCGCGACTGGGGGGCATCACGTCCCCAATGCGCGGTTTAACGCCGGTGTGCCCCAGGGGCGATTTTTTGCCCCTCCTCGGGGGCCAACAGGTGGAGATGCCCTTAATCCCTAAAAAATTCCGGAAATTCCCCTCAAATAACTTTTTAAGGAAATAATACGAGTTAAATAAAAATTCGAGGGAAGGGTTAGAGATGCTCTCACTGAGCTACCCACATCCGTACTCCCTGCCTGCCGATCTGCCTCGCCGACGACTGAGCTCTCCGTCGGTCAGCCACGACGGAGCCGGCCTCGTGCCCTACCGCCGTCTCGGCTACCATGCCAGGCTCACCTCCGGCGCAGGCTCTCCCTCCAGCACCCAAACCCAGAGCCAAGCGCcacctccttctcctcctcaCGGCGCCGTCCCTCCTCGCCCTCGTCCTCGCCGTGCTCTTCGCCACCTCAAGCAACCCACTGCCACGCCTCATCCACCTGCTCCTCAGATCGAGGTCTTCCCTTCTCAGCCCACCGGAGCCAGTCTCCGCGGCCGATACCTCGGCTGACGCGGGACGCCCACCATGTGTTCTATGGATGGCCCCTTTCGCCTCCGGCGGCGGCTACTGCTCCGAGGCCTGGTCCTACGTCGCCTCGCTTGACGAGAATGCCGCTGCCGGCGTCGGTGCGAACTTCACGCTCTCAATCGCGCATCACGGCGACCTCGAGTCGCCGGAGTTCTGGGAGGGCTTGCCCGAGCAGTCCAAGAACTTGGCGTACAGGCTCGCCACTGCGCGGTGTGAGCTCTCTCGGGCCGTCGTTGTGTGCCACAGCGAGCCTGGCGCGTGGTACCCGCCGATGTACGAGTCTCTGCCTTGCCCACCTACCGGGTACGACGAGCCGGCGTTCGTCATTGGCCGGACTATGTTCGAGACTGACCGTGTCACGCCGGAGCATGTCAGACGCTGTAACCAGATGGATGCTGTCTGGGTACCGACAGATTTCCACGTCTCCACATTCGTGAAGAGCGGGGTCGATCCCTCCAAGGTCGTCAAGGTAGTGCAGGCCGTCGATGTCACATTCTTTGATCCGGCCAAGCACGTCGCCTTTCCTCTTCCGATTGGTTTCTCTGTCATGGCGCCTGATGATTCTACACGGAATACTGATAGCTCCAAAGGCAAAGGTTTTGTGTTTCTTAGCGTGTTCAAATGGGAGCAGAGGAAGGGCTGGGATGTGCTTCTGACAGCCTTTCTGCAGGAGTTCTCTGGAGCTGATGATGTTGTACTCTACCTACTGACCAATGCCTACCACTCTGACACAGATTTTGGAGGAAAAATCCACAGATTTGTGAACAACTCCAGCATTGAGGAGCCAGTGCTAGGATGGGCAGAAGTCCGGGTGGTTGATGAGCATGTCCCACAGTCCGACCTTCCAAGGTTGTACAAGGCTGCAGATGCGTTTGTGCTACCTTCCCGTGGCGAGGGGTGGGGCAGGCCGGTGGTCGAAGCCATGGCCATGGAACTGCCAGTGATTGTGACGAATTGGTCAGGCCCAACGGAGTACCTGACTCAAGAGAATGGATACCCACTGGACGTGGACAGGCCGACTGAGGTCACAGAAGGGCCATTCAAGGGCCATTTCTGCGCTGAGCCATCAGTTGATCATCTGAGAGCTTTGATGAGGCGCGTCTTTGGTGATCAAGAGGAGGCAAGGAGAAAAGGGAGGAAGGCAAGGGAAGACATGGTCGAGAGGTTTTCGCCAGAGGTTGTGGCAAGGATTGTTGCTGATCAGATACAACAGGTGGTTGTCAGTACTCAGTAGATGGATAGCCGAAATCTGATTACAAATTTCCGAGGAAAGTAGATATCATACACCACACATATGATGTAGGTATGGTAAGCTCGTTAGTCATTTGCTGCTTTGTAGGAGTTATTTCTAGTAGTTTCTGCAATGGTGGGGGTAATTGGTGGCTGTTGTTCATGTGCCTTTATGCCATCATGATTTGAATGGTTCCCTAGCATGTTATGGACTTATTGCTTCATACTGTTAGTTTTTTAATAACTTGACATTTCCTGTTAAAAGAACAAACTATTGAATGTGACCATTCAGCCCATGCCCTTGCATGGTATTTGCACCTTCCATTTTTGTTAATACATTGAAGTTTGCTTAAATTGGTCTCTACAAAATAGACCATGGTACATTTAAATTCTGTTCATCACTTTTCATATCCACAAGGAGCACTCAGTTATATCAAAAATGAAAATCTAGCCAGGTAAAGTTCAGCCATCTTACCTGGGCCAACAAACGGAAGATTCCGATACCCCTTTCAAAAAATGGAGCAGTGACAATGATTCATCAGAAATTATCAACAGACTAGGAATTCATGGAAGAAGCAGATGCACAAGGAGTGGTTTAATCCAGCCAGTTAAGTTATCTTTCGTTGTTGCATCAGTCAAAGAAGCAGTAGAAGAGGTGTCAGTATGGCACTTGATCAAGCTTGCATGGCAGGTAGTGCCTTGTTTCTTTCTTTCTACTGTATGTTGCAGCATGCCTTTTATTGTAGCTTTTGCGTGAAAAATTGTGTTGTTGAAACTTGAGCTTAGAGTTAGGTTGTAGATACTAATTTACTTTTCCAGCACAACACAGTTCTTGCAAAGTTTAAATTCAATCCTTGTATCAAGTTCAGTTATAGCCTTGCTGTTTGAAGTAAAACATAAAAAATAAGACATGGCTGACTGTTTGGGTTGCCAAGTCTGAACTGCCCGCAACTGTAATTGAGTTACTGTGATACAAAAAGGAATAGTCACCTGCGGATGCTTTTTATATCATGTAAAACAAAGCAACGAAGTTTGTTCCCTGTGTCACACGATGTTAGAATTGCTACACCTTTTTATGAGGAGTCACAGATGTGCACTGCACCGTTCCTTTCGGCTATACAGTTCAGCTGAGCAAACGCACAGAAAAACACATTCTTCCAGTTAATTTCATACTACCTCTGTAACTTAATTTAAGACTTTTTTGATTTCCAGACGGAGTATTGTCTTAATGGTTTTATATTATGTTTTTCCTTGCTAGGATGCAGGCACTATAACTATTTTATTACAATATGTGAAATACCTCAGTCAATGTATTTTTTCTGACAAAATCCTAGTTTCCATGAATCAGACTGTATAATTTGCTTGGTGCATAAACAAATCAACCGCTTTATGCATTGgttgatttgttggtgtgatgctAGATTTCATCCCATCCTTCGTTTTTTCATTACATCCACCTTCGATAAATGTCCGGTGTCTGGAAGCGGAAATTCATTTGAGTTTGACCTTATTACCCTAAAAGATTGAAGCGAAGCAGAGGATCTCCAGCTCATGGTCAGCATGGTCATTTGAGTTTGACCTTACATGCTCGCGTGTGTTCTGATGCGATTACGACGGAAGATATGCTGCAGTGTCATGTTTTTTGCGGCGTTCCAGTCGGTGATTTGTTGCACTGTTGTGTTTGAAATGCTGCAACATGTGTGGCACAATAACGTGAGAAAAAGAAGATGTGATCATGCTGCAAATGTATGCTGTTTTTAAAGGATTTCCTGCTGCAACGATCAGACGGTTCTGAATGGTGCCCTCAGGCCGGATCCAATGGCCAGGGAGGTGGCTGGTGTTGTCCCTCCCCTGCCTTCGAAAATCTCAGTAGCTCGTGACCTGCAGCGCGCCACGTCCACGGTTCCTTCCTCGAGCATTTCATTCCACTGCCTGGTCGACGCCGACAGGCAGGGCCGCCCGCACGATGCCTCCCCTCCTTCTCCGCTCCCCAGCGCCGCCGTCCTCCGGTGTCCTCTGCCGGCGGCGGAAAAGCATACGTGTGCGTGCGTCGTGGCAGGAGCTGGCGGGCGTGCTGGTGTTCTCCGCCGTCCCCTTCACCGCCGTCAAGGCCATCGCCAACAGCCCCCTCGGCGCCAGCCTCCGGCGCCGCCTCGAGTCCAGGAAGGCCTTCGCCGCCGCCAAGGCAGAcgccctccgcgccgccgcccgcgagGCTCGCAGCTCCAGGTAGGCACTATCGCCTCCTTACAAAAGCCAAGCCGTGGATATTGTATGCTTATGTATGTTCTCGTCAATTCTCCGTTAGTTTGTGCGAACGAACTGCACTGACCTCCCGGTTTGCTTGGGGAACTTATGTTTGAAGCTTTTGGTACGGGGGAGCTCGACCGCGGTGGCTCGGTCCTCTCCGGTACGACTACCCGGAGCACCTGGCCGGAGAGTTCCCCGGCGATTACGGGTTCGATATAGCAGGTCTGGGCCGGGACCCCGTTGCTTTCGCCAACTACTTCAAGTATGTCACCCACTGCCCACTGGTTGTTCTTCTTAATACTTTTCAATCACGGTACAACTACGTTGCATTTTTATACGCCTTGCAAGTTACAGCTGAATCACTTTATAGTTTATGAGCACTAGTGTTTGATGAATAGTTACTGCTTAGTGCCTGATTATATTTTGCAGATCAACTAATTGTGCCTGCTCTTCCGATAGTTGTTAGGCACTTAGGGGGCGTATGATCAAATCTCCGAACACTACTGCTCATAAACTGGGGATTTGATCATGTGCCCCATTTTACTTTGGCAGTTGATAATATGTTTTTACTTTGTTTATGGTAATATGCCCCGTTTTACTTTACCGTCTTGATGATATGCCAGGTAACCTGTATTTCAGCTTTCTTTAGGCCTATCACTAGTTTTGTGTATTCAGATAATTATCTTGCTGCAAGCCTTTCATTTTCCTAGCTTCGTGGGAGATTGCTCCGTGTTGAATCGAATGGCGACGATATGCTTTGGCCCTACAGAATTTGGCGTAACGGTGATCAGATGAAAGTAAAACATGTAAGATGGGCAAAATGCCAGTTCTAATCTTGATGTTTAGGCCTGGCCAGCGAGTGGAAACAATGGCTTAAACTGAAAAAAGAAATCATATACtacctccattcctaaatataagacaGCGCGGCAGTTTAAATTAAAGTATTAAACTGCCCCGCCGTCTTATATTTAAACTGCCGCGacgtcttatatttaggaatggaggtaGTACTTGCTTTGATCATGCCCTGTTCTTTACCTTAATAAAAACATAAAGAAGTATCAAACACTGACCAAGGGCAGTGGCAGAAAAAATAGAAGCGACAGAGATGCAAAGGAAAGAAACAAAATTATGTCAGACAATCTTGCGCCTCCTTACATACGGGTTACCTGGCAATATCTTCCGCGCTTCTCGCAGCAAACATTATGCCCTAAGCTTAGAAGCCTCTTTGGAGTAACTAAAAAATATTTATGTTGTATATTTCTGATGTATTCTACACTACAGAAAATGCATGAGGAGATCATTGAAAGTTTTTCCTGCGGGAGTAACTCTGTCATTTCAGATGGAATACTAAAAATGTAGCTTTGTGCTCCAGCTTGCTCATATTCCTTGTAGACTAAAATGGAGGTCCTCACCACAGAAGCTGCATAGTAGGCTTATCtgcgattttattttatttttagaaaaggaggattacccccggcctctgcatggCTTATCTGCGATGAATGATAATAGGTTTGCTTGAGTGACATTCAAGTCTCCTCTTTCCGGTTAAACTGTTGTGTATATTTCAATGGTAACATGTTTCTTTTTGTGAAGCTGAACTACCAGTATCTTATCTCACCAACAATCTTCATTGCAGCTTTGAGATTTTACATTGTCGATGGGCCATGCTTGCTGCTCTTGGTGTTGTTGTTCCTGAGCTGTTAGATCTATTTGGGATAGTGCATTTTGTGGAGCCTGTGTGGTGGAAAGTTGGTTATGCAAAACTTCAGGTGAAATATCAATATCAACCATGTTTGAGTTCATTTAGCACACAATATGACTGTTCCTGCTACAGACCTGAAGAAGATATGTCTATCTGAAGAGCTCTCAAGATCATAGTTCCTGTCATGCTACAACCACGGTGTATCTTGTTGTTCAGCATCTGAAAACGTAGTTCTTAGCTAACTCTAATGGAGGCATAGAGTATCTTCATTTTTGTACAAGTCCCGCAGCCGGAAGGTGTCGTAGCAAGGCCTGTTGTCAATGCCGGTGCCACACAAAGTTAGGAGCCTCCACATGGTTTAGCTCAGCCTTTTTCTTTGCCTGAGATAGAATAGACATGGGATGTACCTGCCACCTATCTGCTACGTACATAGACGCTGTGAAATGGGCAAATTGTATTACAAATTATGTAAATTTATGGCTTTAGCTAACGAGTTAGTTTCACAGGGTGATACTCTTGATTACCTTGGGATTCCTGGGTTCCGAATTGCTGGTGGTCAAGGCATCATCGTCATTGCTATCTGTCAAGCCCTTTTGATGGTAATAAAAATGCTATGTATATCATGTTTCAGTCCTATACTTTTCGAGTAATTGATGTAGAGCAGTCTAAACATTCATGTCTTTGTGTGTTTTCTTTGTAAGTTTTGTGCAAACACTTCAGAATTGTAGACAACTCTCCacatatactccctctgtaaagaaatataagagcgtttagatcactctCCACATatactactttagtgatctaaacgctctcatatttctttacggagggagtaattctTTAAACCCACAAGATTATTCTATTGGTACATCATTCCCTTGTCATTTCTTACTTTTAATGGTTGCATACCACATTAGACAAATATCTCCATGTCATATTTGCCAGGTTGGGCCAGAATATGCGAGATATTGTGGGATCGAGGCGCTAGAACCCTTGGGAATATATCTTCCTGGGGACATAAACTACCCAGGTGGAGCACTGTTCGACCCCTTGGGGCTGTCCAAAGACCCTGTTGCGTTTGAAGAACTCAAGGTGAAGGAGATCAAGAATGGTCGTCTGGCAATGGTTGCATGGATCGGATTCTACGCCCAGGCGGCTGTAACCGGCAAGGGCCCTGTGCAGAACCTCGTCGAGCACTTGTCGGATCCACTCCGCAACAACATTTTATCCCCCTTCCTTTGAGTCATTTTAACTGCCTATGTATGGCGTTTATATTGATCAGTTTGTAGTTACTAGGAAATTATATAGTTAGCAAATACTCCTcctcccataatataagagcgttttttatACTACACTAGTataaaaaacgctcttatattataggacggagggagtaggttACTGCGTACACATGGCTATAACATCGTTGTACAGTTGTGGAGTTATGGTCTTGTTCAGCAGAAATTGTGGGTGCCCCAAAATTACTGAAAATGGGAGTTGTGGGCCTTGTGGTAACTAAAAGCAGGTGAAGAGCAGATACTTTGACGGGAAGTTTTGACATGCAGATGCAGTAGGGGCGTGTTTGGATGCAGATGCAGTAGGAGCGTGTTTGGTTACATTGCCGATTTAGCCTGGCCCGGCGATCCTGTCTCTATTGAGCCGGTTTGAGGGGATGCAGGCCAAAAAAACCTAGATGCACATAGTTTGGTTGCCTGCATGCCCCTAGTTGCACGAG
Protein-coding sequences here:
- the LOC125508981 gene encoding chlorophyll a-b binding protein 7, chloroplastic, with amino-acid sequence MPPLLLRSPAPPSSGVLCRRRKSIRVRASWQELAGVLVFSAVPFTAVKAIANSPLGASLRRRLESRKAFAAAKADALRAAAREARSSSFWYGGARPRWLGPLRYDYPEHLAGEFPGDYGFDIAGLGRDPVAFANYFNFEILHCRWAMLAALGVVVPELLDLFGIVHFVEPVWWKVGYAKLQGDTLDYLGIPGFRIAGGQGIIVIAICQALLMVGPEYARYCGIEALEPLGIYLPGDINYPGGALFDPLGLSKDPVAFEELKVKEIKNGRLAMVAWIGFYAQAAVTGKGPVQNLVEHLSDPLRNNILSPFL
- the LOC125508980 gene encoding uncharacterized protein LOC125508980 gives rise to the protein MPGSPPAQALPPAPKPRAKRHLLLLLTAPSLLALVLAVLFATSSNPLPRLIHLLLRSRSSLLSPPEPVSAADTSADAGRPPCVLWMAPFASGGGYCSEAWSYVASLDENAAAGVGANFTLSIAHHGDLESPEFWEGLPEQSKNLAYRLATARCELSRAVVVCHSEPGAWYPPMYESLPCPPTGYDEPAFVIGRTMFETDRVTPEHVRRCNQMDAVWVPTDFHVSTFVKSGVDPSKVVKVVQAVDVTFFDPAKHVAFPLPIGFSVMAPDDSTRNTDSSKGKGFVFLSVFKWEQRKGWDVLLTAFLQEFSGADDVVLYLLTNAYHSDTDFGGKIHRFVNNSSIEEPVLGWAEVRVVDEHVPQSDLPRLYKAADAFVLPSRGEGWGRPVVEAMAMELPVIVTNWSGPTEYLTQENGYPLDVDRPTEVTEGPFKGHFCAEPSVDHLRALMRRVFGDQEEARRKGRKAREDMVERFSPEVVARIVADQIQQVVVSTQ